One Acidimicrobiales bacterium genomic region harbors:
- the coaBC gene encoding bifunctional phosphopantothenoylcysteine decarboxylase/phosphopantothenate--cysteine ligase CoaBC, with protein MSALAGRRIVLGVSGGIAAYKAVEVMRRLVDAGAHVTPVLTRGALRFVGETTFSALGSERARTSLFDDEDPIPHTTLGQQADLIVVCPATARVIGAYAAGISSDLLTATLIATVAPVVVCPAMHTEMWDHPAVQDNLGLLASRGVEIVEPDEGRLAGGDVGRGRLAAPERIVATVTDVLTRSRSLAGRHVVVTAGGTREAVDPVRFIGNRSSGKQGYAVAAEAADRGAQVTLVSTVKLPAPPGANVIAVESAEEMRGAVLGAAATADVVVMAAAVADFRPKVAADTKLKKADGVPLVELEPTPDILAELGDRKPAGQILVGFAAETADLRANATKKLKAKGADLIVANDVGAPAVGFEHDTNEVVILGADGSATEIPLTTKGEVARAILDVVESIMDAQGAVDPR; from the coding sequence GTGTCGGCGCTCGCGGGTCGCCGCATCGTTCTGGGCGTCAGCGGCGGGATCGCCGCGTACAAGGCGGTCGAGGTCATGCGGCGTCTCGTCGACGCGGGCGCCCACGTCACACCCGTCCTCACGAGGGGGGCGCTGCGCTTCGTCGGGGAGACGACCTTCTCGGCTCTCGGTTCCGAGCGCGCCCGTACCAGCCTCTTCGACGACGAGGACCCCATCCCGCACACCACCCTCGGTCAGCAGGCGGACCTGATCGTCGTGTGCCCCGCCACGGCCCGGGTCATCGGTGCCTATGCCGCAGGGATCTCCTCGGACCTGTTGACGGCCACGCTGATCGCCACGGTCGCGCCCGTCGTGGTGTGCCCGGCGATGCATACCGAGATGTGGGACCACCCCGCCGTGCAGGACAACCTGGGTCTTCTCGCCTCGCGCGGTGTGGAGATCGTCGAGCCCGACGAAGGTCGCCTCGCCGGTGGTGACGTCGGGCGGGGTCGCCTCGCCGCCCCTGAGCGCATCGTCGCCACCGTGACGGACGTGCTCACGCGCAGCCGTTCACTGGCCGGACGCCATGTCGTCGTCACCGCCGGCGGCACCCGCGAGGCCGTCGATCCCGTGCGGTTCATCGGCAACCGGTCCTCGGGAAAGCAGGGTTACGCCGTCGCGGCCGAGGCCGCCGACCGGGGGGCGCAGGTCACACTCGTGTCGACGGTGAAGCTCCCCGCGCCGCCCGGCGCGAATGTCATCGCGGTCGAGAGCGCCGAGGAGATGCGCGGCGCGGTGCTCGGTGCTGCGGCCACCGCCGATGTGGTGGTCATGGCGGCCGCGGTCGCCGATTTCCGCCCGAAGGTGGCCGCCGACACCAAGTTGAAGAAGGCCGACGGTGTCCCGCTGGTCGAACTCGAACCGACGCCGGACATCCTCGCCGAGCTCGGGGACAGGAAACCGGCGGGGCAGATCCTGGTGGGTTTCGCCGCTGAGACGGCGGACCTGCGCGCCAACGCCACGAAGAAGCTGAAGGCGAAGGGTGCCGACCTGATCGTCGCGAACGACGTTGGGGCGCCGGCGGTGGGCTTCGAGCACGACACGAACGAGGTGGTCATCCTCGGCGCCGACGGTTCGGCCACCGAGATCCCGTTGACCACGAAGGGTGAGGTCGCCCGGGCGATCCTCGACGTGGTGGAATCGATCATGGACGCACAAGGAGCGGTGGACCCCCGATGA
- the metK gene encoding methionine adenosyltransferase — MSNFVFTSESVTEGHPDKMADQISDSILDALLAEDPESRVACETLVTTGLCVVAGEISTKAWVDIPSIVRRTITEIGYDRGDIGYDGNACGVMVAIDEQSPDIKVGVDYSEEVRSGKAGEADKLDEQGAGDQGMMFGYACDETDVLMPLPIHLAHRMAERLAEVRKAGIVPYLRPDGKTQVTLRYEDDRPVKVEQVLISTQHNDGISRDSMIRPDLIENVIMPVLPPEHRDDGFEVHVNPTGRFVIGGPVGDAGLTGRKIIVDTYGGFARHGGGAFSGKDPSKVDRSAAYAARWVAKHVVASGAARRCEVQVAYAIGMARPISVLVETFGTETVAPVDIEKAIDDLFDLRPGAIVRDLDLCRPIYRRTAAYGHFGRVGDDFPWERTDRVEDLKSALGL; from the coding sequence ATGAGCAACTTCGTCTTCACGTCGGAGTCGGTGACCGAAGGTCATCCGGACAAGATGGCCGATCAGATCTCGGATTCGATCCTCGACGCGTTGCTCGCGGAGGACCCGGAGAGTCGCGTCGCGTGCGAGACCCTCGTCACCACGGGACTGTGCGTCGTGGCGGGTGAGATCTCCACGAAGGCCTGGGTGGACATCCCCTCCATCGTTCGCAGGACCATCACCGAGATCGGATACGACCGGGGAGACATCGGCTACGACGGCAACGCCTGTGGCGTGATGGTCGCCATCGACGAGCAGTCTCCCGACATCAAGGTCGGTGTGGACTACTCCGAAGAGGTGCGCTCGGGGAAGGCCGGCGAGGCCGACAAGCTCGACGAGCAGGGGGCCGGCGACCAGGGGATGATGTTCGGGTACGCGTGCGACGAGACCGACGTCCTGATGCCGCTGCCCATCCACCTCGCGCACCGCATGGCCGAGCGTCTCGCCGAGGTGCGCAAGGCCGGGATCGTGCCGTACCTGCGCCCCGACGGCAAGACCCAGGTAACGCTGCGCTACGAGGACGACCGGCCGGTCAAGGTGGAGCAGGTCCTGATCTCCACCCAGCACAACGACGGCATCAGCCGCGATTCGATGATCCGTCCCGACCTCATCGAGAACGTGATCATGCCCGTGCTGCCGCCCGAGCACCGCGACGACGGCTTCGAGGTCCACGTGAACCCGACGGGACGCTTCGTCATCGGCGGGCCTGTCGGTGACGCCGGGCTGACCGGGCGCAAGATCATCGTCGACACCTACGGCGGGTTCGCCCGCCACGGCGGCGGGGCGTTCTCCGGAAAGGACCCCTCGAAGGTCGACCGGTCGGCCGCCTACGCCGCCCGCTGGGTCGCCAAGCACGTCGTCGCGTCCGGCGCGGCCCGGCGTTGCGAGGTCCAGGTGGCCTACGCCATCGGCATGGCCCGCCCGATCTCGGTGCTCGTCGAGACGTTCGGTACCGAGACCGTTGCGCCCGTCGACATCGAGAAGGCGATCGACGACCTCTTCGATCTGAGGCCGGGTGCCATCGTGCGTGACCTGGATCTGTGCCGTCCGATCTACCGCAGGACCGCCGCCTACGGGCACTTCGGCCGCGTCGGCGACGACTTCCCGTGGGAGCGCACCGACCGGGTCGAGGACCTGAAGTCCGCGCTGGGTCTCTGA
- a CDS encoding TrmH family RNA methyltransferase has product MRQLTSTELKRLHREQRRGDLPRLSLILDAVQGPFNVGGIIRTAACYRVDHIWFADTETTPRNPKVAKTALGTDRYVTWAAGTAAEAVAAEKAAGARIVAVELADGAEPAEAADLSGDICLVIGHEDRGVSKTVLAECDAGIYLPQLGKVGSLNVATAASIAIWEVRRRSW; this is encoded by the coding sequence GTGAGACAACTCACGTCCACCGAACTCAAGCGCCTCCACCGCGAACAGCGGCGCGGCGATCTCCCCCGGCTGTCGCTCATCCTCGACGCCGTGCAGGGGCCGTTCAACGTCGGCGGGATCATCCGAACCGCAGCGTGCTACCGCGTGGACCACATCTGGTTCGCGGACACCGAGACCACACCCCGGAACCCGAAGGTGGCGAAGACCGCACTGGGTACGGACCGCTACGTCACCTGGGCGGCCGGGACCGCGGCGGAGGCTGTCGCCGCCGAGAAGGCCGCCGGCGCCCGCATCGTCGCCGTGGAGTTGGCCGACGGGGCCGAACCCGCGGAGGCAGCCGATCTGTCCGGCGACATCTGTCTCGTCATCGGCCACGAGGACCGCGGCGTATCCAAGACGGTCCTCGCGGAGTGCGACGCGGGGATCTACCTGCCCCAACTGGGCAAGGTCGGCTCGCTCAACGTGGCCACGGCCGCGTCGATCGCCATCTGGGAGGTCCGGCGCCGGTCCTGGTGA
- the pyrF gene encoding orotidine-5'-phosphate decarboxylase: MSDVVHPATREHLALALDVDDLVVADRLATAMRPWFGVAKVGLELWAAAGPEVIGVVENLGYRVFCDLKLHDIPNTVNRACRVIGALGVSYVTLHAQGGADMLRAGVEGLLEGSGDAGLDPPLAVAVTVLTSDGQAPDHIVPSRLRAALEGGCGGVVCSAADLRDARTLAPALARIVPGIRPTGVDRGDQRRVATPADAIADGADLLVIGRAVIAADDPAASAAAIAAEVSGALDRRA; encoded by the coding sequence ATGAGTGACGTCGTCCACCCGGCGACCCGGGAGCACCTCGCACTGGCTCTCGACGTCGACGATCTCGTGGTGGCGGACCGCCTGGCAACGGCCATGCGGCCGTGGTTCGGGGTCGCCAAGGTCGGCCTCGAACTGTGGGCGGCGGCGGGGCCGGAAGTGATCGGGGTGGTGGAGAACCTCGGATACCGGGTGTTCTGCGATCTGAAGCTCCACGACATCCCGAACACCGTGAACCGGGCCTGCCGGGTGATCGGCGCCCTCGGGGTGTCCTACGTCACCCTGCACGCGCAGGGCGGCGCCGACATGTTGCGTGCCGGGGTCGAAGGACTCCTCGAGGGTTCCGGTGACGCCGGTCTCGATCCCCCCCTGGCGGTCGCGGTCACGGTGCTCACCTCCGATGGACAGGCTCCGGACCACATCGTGCCCAGTCGTCTCCGGGCGGCCCTCGAGGGCGGGTGCGGTGGGGTCGTGTGTTCCGCCGCAGACCTGCGCGACGCCCGCACGCTCGCTCCGGCCCTCGCGCGGATCGTGCCCGGTATCCGCCCCACCGGGGTCGACCGTGGTGACCAGCGGCGGGTGGCCACGCCGGCGGACGCGATCGCCGATGGCGCGGATCTCCTGGTGATCGGGCGCGCCGTCATCGCCGCCGATGATCCGGCTGCTTCGGCCGCTGCGATCGCCGCCGAGGTGAGCGGGGCGCTCGACCGACGGGCCTAG
- the def gene encoding peptide deformylase, translated as MSGFAIRTYGDPVLRSRAAEITEIDGKLAGLTDEMFVTMYDAPGIGLAAPQVGIRKRLFVYDFGDGPGVLINPEIVESDGEWVFDEGCLSVPGLSWEILRPKTIHVTGIDLDGNEVSIEADELFSRLIQHEIDHLDGVLLVERLDEDTRRDALRTLREADFSRPRESASGLSLP; from the coding sequence ATGTCCGGCTTCGCGATCCGTACCTACGGCGACCCCGTCCTTCGCTCCCGCGCCGCGGAGATCACCGAGATCGACGGGAAGCTCGCGGGTCTCACCGACGAGATGTTCGTCACCATGTACGACGCCCCCGGGATCGGCCTGGCCGCTCCGCAGGTCGGGATCCGCAAGCGTCTTTTCGTCTACGACTTCGGTGACGGGCCGGGCGTCCTGATCAACCCCGAGATCGTCGAGTCCGACGGCGAGTGGGTCTTCGACGAGGGGTGCCTGTCCGTTCCGGGCCTGTCGTGGGAGATCCTGCGCCCCAAGACCATCCACGTGACCGGGATCGACCTCGACGGCAACGAGGTCTCCATCGAGGCCGACGAGCTGTTCTCCCGGCTCATCCAGCACGAGATCGACCACCTCGACGGGGTGCTGCTCGTGGAGCGTCTGGACGAGGACACCCGTCGTGACGCCCTGAGGACCCTGCGTGAGGCGGATTTCAGTCGACCGCGTGAGTCGGCTTCAGGGTTGTCGCTGCCGTGA
- the mihF gene encoding integration host factor, actinobacterial type, whose product MSLPPALSDEQRKEALAKAAAARRARSELKERLKMGSLTLAEVLDRVATDDVVGKTKVLAILESLPGVGKVKARRAMEEIGISETRRLRGLGDQQREKLLAEFAD is encoded by the coding sequence ATGTCTCTTCCCCCCGCCCTCAGTGACGAGCAGCGCAAGGAGGCCCTGGCTAAGGCTGCGGCCGCCCGCCGCGCCCGCTCAGAGCTCAAGGAGCGCCTCAAGATGGGGTCACTCACCCTGGCCGAGGTTCTCGACCGCGTCGCCACCGACGACGTCGTAGGGAAGACGAAGGTCCTGGCGATCCTCGAGTCGTTGCCGGGTGTCGGCAAGGTCAAGGCGCGCCGCGCGATGGAGGAGATCGGAATCAGCGAGACCCGTCGCCTCAGGGGTCTCGGTGACCAGCAGCGCGAGAAGCTCCTTGCCGAGTTCGCCGACTGA
- the rpoZ gene encoding DNA-directed RNA polymerase subunit omega: protein MATSHDSMITPPIEKLLATTDSKFRLVTLASQRARQINAYYGQLGEGLGAMIPPQVTSVAGKPISMALEEIAEGKIIAVDKVDEPEAEEGAEEAAEADGSDDDAG, encoded by the coding sequence ATGGCCACCTCGCACGACAGCATGATCACGCCCCCGATCGAGAAGCTCCTCGCCACGACGGACTCCAAGTTCCGTCTGGTCACTCTCGCCTCGCAGCGGGCCCGTCAGATCAACGCGTACTACGGCCAGCTCGGCGAGGGCCTCGGAGCGATGATTCCACCGCAGGTGACCAGCGTCGCCGGCAAGCCCATCTCGATGGCTCTCGAAGAGATCGCCGAGGGCAAGATCATCGCAGTGGACAAGGTCGACGAGCCCGAGGCCGAAGAGGGCGCGGAAGAGGCGGCCGAGGCCGACGGCTCTGACGACGACGCCGGCTGA
- a CDS encoding dihydroorotate dehydrogenase — MGSPAGGAGVDTTVSIGSVTLANPVMTASGTAGHGTELAGTIDVAALGAIVVKSLSADPWEGNPAPRVVGTAAGMVNSIGLQGPGVAAWLRDDLPALVATGATVVASIWGRSVQDYRRAADALAPAAADLAAVEVNVSCPNVEDRGRIFANFPDLTAEVVAACEGAGVPRWVKLGVTASDLVGVASAAAAAGAEALTLINTVPGMVIDTETRSPHLGGGGGGLSGRAIHPVAVRAVYDCRAALPDVAIVGVGGVDRGVDAIELMMAGAHAVQVGTASFAGPRAPLRILAEMTRWCATRDVHRLRSLTSAAHHRSGT; from the coding sequence GTGGGGTCCCCAGCCGGCGGCGCAGGGGTCGACACGACCGTCTCCATCGGGTCTGTGACCCTCGCCAACCCGGTGATGACAGCGTCGGGCACCGCCGGCCACGGCACCGAACTGGCGGGCACCATCGACGTCGCCGCGCTCGGTGCGATCGTCGTCAAGTCCCTCTCGGCCGACCCGTGGGAGGGGAACCCGGCACCTCGTGTCGTCGGTACCGCCGCGGGGATGGTGAACAGCATCGGCCTGCAGGGACCCGGTGTGGCGGCCTGGTTGCGCGACGATCTCCCCGCGTTGGTGGCGACGGGAGCGACCGTCGTGGCGAGCATCTGGGGCCGCTCGGTGCAGGACTACCGCCGCGCGGCCGACGCGCTCGCTCCGGCGGCCGCCGACCTGGCCGCGGTCGAGGTCAACGTGTCGTGCCCCAACGTCGAGGACCGCGGCCGCATCTTCGCCAACTTCCCGGACCTGACGGCGGAGGTCGTCGCCGCCTGTGAGGGTGCGGGCGTGCCACGGTGGGTCAAGCTCGGCGTGACGGCGTCGGACCTCGTCGGCGTGGCGTCCGCGGCGGCGGCGGCCGGCGCCGAGGCGCTCACGCTGATCAACACCGTGCCGGGGATGGTCATCGACACAGAGACCCGCTCGCCCCACCTCGGCGGCGGTGGGGGAGGCCTGTCGGGACGGGCCATCCATCCGGTGGCGGTCCGTGCGGTCTACGACTGTCGGGCGGCCCTGCCCGACGTGGCGATCGTCGGCGTCGGTGGTGTGGACCGTGGTGTGGACGCCATCGAGTTGATGATGGCCGGAGCGCACGCGGTCCAGGTGGGCACGGCCAGCTTCGCCGGACCACGCGCTCCGCTGAGGATTCTCGCGGAGATGACCCGGTGGTGCGCGACCCGTGACGTGCACCGACTACGTTCGCTCACTTCGGCGGCCCATCATCGGAGCGGAACATGA
- a CDS encoding methionyl-tRNA formyltransferase, with translation MTSPPAPPRRIAYLGSPGLAVPPLRALVDAGFDVALVVTQPDRRRRRGGKDDPTPVKAAALDLGIPVSHDVADVVDAGVDLGVVVAFGRIIPVDVLDAVPMVNIHFSLLPRWRGAAPLERAILAGDEMTGVCLMDVEETLDTGGVYARREVPIGPHATLEDLRGDLVEAACEMLVTELGTGLGEPEPQSGEVTWAEKIRREDYEIDWSRSAVEVERIVRLGRAWTTWRESRLGVVSAMARSVDESEGRTLAPGEIDGVTVGTGDGVLVLAEVKPEGKRAVDAAGWVNGARLEPGEVFGT, from the coding sequence GTGACCTCCCCGCCGGCCCCACCCCGGCGGATCGCCTATCTCGGTTCTCCCGGTCTGGCCGTTCCTCCGTTGCGCGCCCTGGTCGACGCCGGGTTCGACGTCGCACTCGTCGTGACCCAGCCCGACCGCCGTCGCCGTCGTGGCGGGAAGGACGATCCGACCCCGGTCAAGGCCGCGGCGCTCGACCTCGGGATCCCGGTCAGCCACGACGTGGCCGATGTCGTCGACGCGGGCGTGGATCTCGGCGTGGTGGTCGCCTTCGGGCGGATCATCCCCGTCGATGTCCTCGACGCCGTCCCGATGGTCAACATCCATTTCTCGCTGCTGCCCCGCTGGCGTGGCGCGGCGCCGCTCGAGCGGGCGATCCTCGCCGGCGACGAGATGACCGGCGTGTGCCTCATGGACGTCGAGGAGACGCTCGACACCGGCGGCGTCTACGCCCGCCGCGAAGTGCCGATCGGCCCGCACGCGACGCTCGAGGACCTGCGGGGCGACCTCGTCGAAGCCGCGTGCGAGATGCTCGTGACCGAGTTGGGCACCGGTCTCGGTGAACCCGAGCCCCAGTCCGGTGAGGTCACCTGGGCCGAGAAGATACGCCGCGAGGACTACGAGATCGACTGGAGCCGCTCCGCCGTGGAGGTCGAGCGCATCGTCCGTCTCGGGCGGGCCTGGACCACCTGGCGCGAATCCCGGCTGGGCGTCGTGTCGGCCATGGCCCGCTCGGTCGACGAGTCCGAGGGTCGGACGCTGGCTCCCGGGGAGATCGACGGTGTGACCGTCGGGACCGGCGACGGCGTGCTCGTGCTGGCCGAGGTCAAGCCCGAGGGCAAGCGTGCCGTCGACGCCGCAGGTTGGGTGAACGGTGCCCGTCTCGAGCCCGGCGAGGTGTTCGGCACGTGA
- the carB gene encoding carbamoyl-phosphate synthase large subunit — MPRRDDIESILVIGSGPIVIGQACEFDYSGTQACRALMAEGYRVILANSNPATIMTDPDFAHATYVEPLTAGVLRRIIERERPDALLPTLGGQTALNLAMELVEGGVIDDAGIDVLGANPEAIATAEDRERFKRAMVGIGLEVPRSGTAHTMDEAALVVEEIGLPIIIRPAYILGGRGTGIAETPEQFRKLASAGLAASPISEILIEESIKGWKEYELEVMRDRADNCVVICSIENIDPMGVHTGDSITVAPAQTLSDVEYQAMRDEAFACIRRVGVETGGSNIQFAVDPVDGRRVVIEMNPRVSRSSALASKATGFPIAKIAALLAVGYTLDEIPNDITKKTPASFEPTIDYVVTKIPRWAFEKFPGTTGVLGTSMQSVGEVMAIGRTFPESLQKGLRSLETGRAGLNGDPAEVNLDALDDDALMVACATPTPDRIFHLEAALRRGVSVDDLAAHTGVDPWFLDQMSIITTERAWLAEHGPDLDVRAWRRAKQTGFSDAQLAYLWGLDETDVRERRMAAGVIATFKTVDTCAAEFEAETPYHYSTYEDTDEVAASDRPKVVILGSGPNRIGQGIEFDYCCVHASFALADAGYETIMVNCNPETVSTDYDTSDRLYFEPLTVEDVTAILDVEARSAEAAGGPGIAGVIVSLGGQTPLKLASNLPAELIAGTSPESIDLAEDRERWNALCARLEIPQPAGGIAASLEEARTVVERVGYPVLVRPSYVLGGRAMTIVYDDAGLVDAMAELALSGSLGREGGLSAERPVLVDRFLEDAIEVDVDAVRDSTGEVLIGGIMEHVEEAGVHSGDSACMLPPVNLSADTIGVLESHTERIAEALDVVGLINVQFAVKRLGSQAPGDRGGPAQVFVIEANPRASRTVPFVAKATGVPLAKIAARVMLGATIAELRGTLFVPPVPSGHIAVKEAVLPFNRFPEADAVLGPEMRSTGEVMGIDLAPGLAFAKAQMAAGGALPSSGTVFFSLADRDKPAGVAAAAEFAELGFDLVATAGTAAAMRAAGVPVAEVVAKLGEDGRHALELIEGGEIDLVINTPKGHGPRADGIEIRKAAAAHGVPLLTTTSAALAAADGIADTARHPFRVRTLQEYQRGVSAKQLDQLSLEL; from the coding sequence GTGCCTCGTCGTGACGACATCGAGTCGATCCTGGTGATCGGGTCCGGTCCGATCGTGATCGGCCAGGCATGCGAGTTCGACTACTCCGGCACCCAGGCGTGCAGGGCCCTCATGGCAGAGGGCTACCGCGTGATCCTCGCCAACTCGAACCCGGCCACGATCATGACCGACCCGGACTTCGCGCACGCCACCTACGTGGAGCCGCTGACGGCCGGGGTCCTGAGGCGGATCATCGAACGGGAGCGGCCCGACGCCCTCCTGCCGACCCTCGGCGGCCAGACGGCGCTCAACCTCGCGATGGAACTGGTCGAGGGCGGCGTGATCGACGACGCCGGCATCGACGTGCTCGGTGCCAACCCGGAGGCGATCGCCACAGCCGAGGACCGTGAACGGTTCAAGCGGGCGATGGTCGGCATCGGCCTCGAGGTGCCACGTTCGGGCACCGCCCACACGATGGACGAGGCGGCGCTGGTCGTCGAGGAGATCGGCCTGCCGATCATCATCCGGCCGGCGTACATCCTCGGTGGGCGCGGTACCGGTATCGCCGAGACGCCCGAGCAGTTCCGCAAGCTCGCATCCGCGGGTCTGGCCGCCAGCCCCATCTCTGAGATCCTCATCGAGGAGTCCATCAAGGGTTGGAAGGAGTACGAGCTCGAGGTGATGCGTGACCGCGCGGACAACTGCGTGGTCATCTGCTCCATCGAGAACATCGACCCGATGGGCGTCCACACGGGCGACTCGATCACCGTCGCACCGGCCCAGACGCTGTCCGACGTCGAGTACCAGGCCATGCGCGACGAGGCCTTCGCGTGCATCCGCCGCGTCGGCGTCGAGACCGGTGGCTCCAACATCCAGTTCGCCGTCGACCCCGTCGACGGCCGCCGCGTCGTCATCGAGATGAACCCCCGGGTCAGCCGGTCCTCTGCGCTCGCGTCGAAGGCCACCGGCTTCCCGATAGCGAAGATCGCCGCGCTGCTAGCAGTCGGCTACACCCTCGACGAGATCCCCAACGACATCACGAAGAAGACCCCGGCGAGCTTCGAGCCGACCATCGACTACGTCGTGACGAAGATCCCGCGCTGGGCCTTCGAGAAGTTCCCGGGAACGACGGGCGTGCTCGGTACGTCGATGCAGTCCGTGGGCGAGGTGATGGCGATCGGCCGCACGTTCCCCGAGTCGTTGCAGAAGGGCCTGCGTTCGCTCGAGACCGGTCGCGCCGGTCTCAACGGCGACCCGGCCGAGGTGAACCTCGACGCTCTCGACGACGACGCGCTCATGGTGGCCTGCGCCACCCCGACCCCGGATCGCATCTTCCACCTGGAGGCCGCGCTGCGCCGGGGCGTGAGCGTCGACGACCTGGCCGCGCACACCGGAGTCGATCCCTGGTTCCTGGACCAGATGTCGATCATCACCACTGAACGGGCCTGGTTGGCCGAACACGGTCCCGATCTCGACGTGCGGGCCTGGAGGCGGGCGAAGCAGACCGGTTTCTCCGACGCCCAGCTCGCCTATCTGTGGGGTCTCGACGAGACCGACGTCCGCGAGCGGCGAATGGCCGCGGGCGTGATCGCCACGTTCAAGACGGTGGACACGTGCGCGGCCGAGTTCGAGGCCGAGACGCCCTACCACTACTCCACCTATGAGGACACCGACGAGGTGGCGGCGTCGGACCGCCCCAAGGTCGTGATCCTCGGCTCGGGACCCAACCGGATCGGCCAGGGGATCGAGTTCGACTACTGCTGCGTGCATGCGAGCTTCGCTCTGGCCGACGCCGGCTACGAGACGATCATGGTCAACTGCAACCCCGAGACGGTGTCCACCGACTACGACACGTCGGATCGCCTGTACTTCGAGCCGCTGACCGTCGAGGACGTCACCGCCATCCTCGACGTCGAGGCACGTTCGGCCGAGGCGGCCGGCGGCCCCGGCATCGCCGGGGTGATCGTCTCCCTCGGCGGCCAGACCCCGCTCAAGTTGGCCTCGAACCTTCCCGCCGAACTGATCGCCGGGACGAGTCCGGAGTCCATCGACCTGGCCGAGGACCGTGAGCGCTGGAATGCGCTGTGTGCCCGCCTGGAGATCCCCCAGCCGGCCGGAGGTATCGCCGCCTCGCTGGAGGAGGCCCGGACCGTCGTCGAGCGCGTCGGGTACCCCGTGCTGGTGCGGCCGAGCTACGTGCTCGGTGGACGCGCCATGACCATCGTCTATGACGACGCGGGGCTGGTGGACGCGATGGCGGAGCTCGCCCTGTCCGGGTCGCTCGGGCGCGAAGGTGGCCTCTCGGCCGAGCGTCCCGTTCTCGTGGACCGGTTCCTCGAGGATGCGATCGAGGTCGACGTCGACGCGGTACGCGACAGCACCGGTGAGGTGCTGATCGGCGGAATCATGGAGCACGTCGAAGAGGCCGGTGTCCACTCGGGTGACTCGGCCTGCATGCTGCCGCCGGTGAACCTGAGCGCGGACACGATCGGGGTCCTCGAGAGCCACACCGAACGGATCGCCGAGGCCCTCGACGTGGTGGGCCTGATCAACGTCCAGTTCGCGGTCAAGCGCCTGGGCTCTCAGGCTCCCGGCGACCGGGGTGGCCCGGCCCAGGTCTTCGTCATCGAGGCCAATCCCCGCGCATCGCGCACCGTCCCGTTCGTCGCCAAGGCGACGGGCGTGCCGCTGGCGAAGATCGCGGCGCGGGTGATGCTCGGCGCCACCATCGCCGAGCTGCGCGGCACGCTGTTCGTCCCGCCGGTGCCCTCGGGCCACATCGCGGTGAAAGAGGCCGTGCTGCCCTTCAACCGCTTCCCCGAGGCCGACGCGGTGCTCGGACCCGAGATGCGGTCCACGGGTGAGGTCATGGGCATCGACCTCGCCCCGGGACTGGCCTTCGCCAAGGCCCAGATGGCCGCCGGGGGTGCGCTCCCGTCGTCGGGAACGGTCTTCTTCTCGCTTGCGGACAGGGACAAGCCCGCGGGGGTCGCCGCCGCAGCCGAGTTCGCGGAGCTGGGGTTCGACCTCGTCGCCACTGCGGGCACCGCAGCAGCGATGCGCGCCGCCGGGGTTCCCGTCGCCGAGGTCGTAGCGAAGCTCGGCGAGGACGGCCGTCACGCTCTCGAGTTGATCGAGGGCGGTGAGATCGACCTGGTGATCAACACGCCCAAGGGGCATGGCCCCCGTGCCGACGGGATCGAAATCCGCAAGGCGGCCGCCGCGCACGGCGTGCCACTGTTGACCACGACCTCGGCGGCGCTCGCGGCGGCCGACGGGATCGCGGACACGGCCCGTCATCCCTTCCGGGTCCGCACGCTGCAGGAGTACCAGCGGGGAGTCTCGGCCAAGCAGCTCGATCAGCTCAGCCTGGAGCTCTAG
- a CDS encoding methyltransferase, which translates to MGTTPDRTDHYFAENPDAASRRRTVDLTLPDITLHLTTDSGVFAGDAVDPGTKYLLAEGPLVTADRSPSGDPASEKPLTIVDLGCGYGPIAVTLARRHPDATIWAVDVNRRALDLTAENAAATDVAVLTMTPDEVPEGSVDEIWSNPPIRVGKTALHELLETWIGRLTPEGRALLVVNRNLGADSLAKWMTGRGWSVERVGSRQGYRILEVRP; encoded by the coding sequence GTGGGCACGACCCCGGACCGCACCGACCACTACTTCGCCGAGAACCCCGACGCCGCCAGCCGACGCCGCACGGTTGACCTCACCCTGCCCGACATCACGCTGCACCTGACCACCGACAGCGGCGTCTTCGCGGGCGATGCCGTCGATCCCGGGACCAAGTACCTGCTCGCCGAGGGCCCTCTCGTGACCGCGGACCGATCGCCGTCCGGCGATCCCGCCTCCGAGAAGCCCCTCACCATCGTCGACCTGGGCTGTGGCTACGGGCCCATCGCTGTCACCCTCGCCCGCCGTCACCCCGACGCGACGATCTGGGCGGTGGACGTGAACCGGCGTGCGCTCGACCTCACCGCCGAGAACGCCGCCGCCACCGACGTGGCCGTGCTGACGATGACCCCCGACGAGGTACCGGAGGGTTCCGTCGACGAGATCTGGTCCAATCCGCCCATCCGGGTGGGCAAGACGGCGCTGCACGAACTCCTGGAGACGTGGATCGGACGGCTCACGCCCGAGGGCCGTGCCCTGCTCGTCGTGAACCGCAACCTCGGCGCCGACTCGCTCGCGAAGTGGATGACGGGCCGGGGATGGTCGGTCGAGCGTGTCGGTTCGCGTCAGGGCTACCGGATCCTGGAGGTCCGCCCGTGA